The proteins below come from a single Xiphophorus hellerii strain 12219 chromosome 14, Xiphophorus_hellerii-4.1, whole genome shotgun sequence genomic window:
- the LOC116732469 gene encoding serine/arginine repetitive matrix protein 2-like isoform X33, translating to MSSIPQGRGYNDTHRDTTSLAWLSICKQTEKDHNNPSSGCTDRSRSVSGEGADNRKHPPGSGAAKSPEPGRSDQPKYTTESATEILSRFGLDKDDLGELNAYSEDQITPENLKYVLMQISIKKKERAAEKSSESQPTIGLKSDLHKTPVKSNKVIDCGDFGSSVAKKETEKDSTDKSRGKSLVETHKPSEDRLQRCVLKGKSRESEISEQNKMVSPKHKPDETKLYKPLSPKQPESTSKPSKAEQKSSNSKESKTRIKETMVAGQNKKSPEKKNPEVQTELKCGQQGQDKSVMQTKFKGSSFKNDSSCAIVSSKQKPDEPKTCKPLPPKQPESTSKSSNPGKAEQKSSNSKESKTQIKETTVAGQYKKHPEKKIPEVQTELKRGQQGQDKPVIQTKFKGSSSKNEPSHAVISAKQKPGEPKPCKPLPPKQPESTSKSSNPGKAEQKSSNNKESKTQIKETTVAGQNKAELKRGQQGRDKPVIQTKFKGSSCKNEPSHAIIRDCKGISPESFPHYCSICNKESRNVHAWCSHMKTTEHREKCKTLYPDLFCEQQFPRIDSTWRRCRETGKHKSDSRRRNASHSRSQERHHRRGSSSRSPCRRNASRSRSRSHGRRHRRGSSSRSPCRRNASRSRSRSHGRRHRRGSSSRSPCRRNASRSRSRSHGRRHRRGSSSRSPCRRKASRSRSRSHGRRHRRGSSSRSRCRRNASRSRSRSHGRRHRRGSSSRSHSPYRQRRKSRSRSTSTSDSSSSEDRRDRCRSPSRSSYSYRQTHRSQSRSPRYEKSTSCLPSPGMPSERQLSPKNSSKNPPSPSRSGEKQTSGDTSVPQDENSAETLVKKLLQSSAVQSLSKQIDVESLVKTLTPVFLDEFNKLTSTPGSSEAPQTKSTASSPPNHEQEVGAETLRSADGSDRSGPVLEQSVNAAASGNLEEKEQEVTSTRKRGRPRKKARNTLVRKSAGVKHESSEENREEEETKSLPGASLDSSSALLGDVKTETDAEAAEVLDQSVNAAAAGELEEMEEKEREVTSIRKGGRPRKKPRKTPVRKSARGKPENPEENREEEDQSLPGASLDPSSSALLGDVKTETDNETAEAGDLEEMKDTEQEVASTKKRGRSGKKPRKAPVRKSAGGKPENPEENREEEDKSLPGASLDPSSSALLGAVKTESDDEAAEGPDKKNLDGRLEEEEEEDEEVACKKRRKSPCTTADFILPPFNTDISFGEEFTARKLGYYCSLCSVFYMLKSNEEDTHCCSRNHYDNLLKHSQMKEEEPSPPPKRKTRSSR from the exons ATGTCTTCAATTCCACAGGGACGTGGCTACAATGATACTCACAGGGACACTACATCCTTGGCCTGGCTTTCAATATGCAAACAGACCGAAAAAGATCACAATAACCCATCTTCTGGCTGCACAGACAGAAGCAGAAGTGTTTCTGGTGAAGGTGCAGACAACAGGAAACATCCTCCAGGTTCAGGTGCTGCTAAATCTCCAGAACCAGGCAGATCGGATCAACCCAAGTACACAACAGAATCAGCTACTGAGATCCTCAGCAGGTTTGGACTCGACAAGGACGACTTGGGAGAGCTCAATGCTTACTCTGAGGATCAGATCACCCCTGAAAACCTGAAATACGTCCTGATGCAGATTTCCATTAAGAAGAAGgaaagagctgcagagaaatcCTCTGAATCGCAGCCCACTATTGGTCTAAAGAGTGACTTGCATAAAACTCCCgtaaagtcaaataaagttATTGATTGCGGTGATTTTGGAAGTAGCGTTGCTAAAAAGGAGACTGAAAAAGATAGCACAGATAAGAGTAGAGGTAAGTCACTGGTGGAAACTCACAAACCCAGTGAGGACCGGCTGCAAAGATGTGTGTTAAAGGGCAAAAGCAGAGAGTCTGAGATTAGtgagcaaaataaaatggtttCACCCAAACATAAACCTGATGAGACTAAACTCTACAAACCTCTTTCTCCAAAGCAACCAGAGTCCACATCCAAACCTAGTAAAGCAGAACAGAAGAGTTCCAACAGCAAGGAAAGCAAAACTCgaataaaagaaacaatggTTGCTGGACAGAATAAGAAAAGTCCAGAGAAGAAGAACCCGGAGGTTCAGACTGAGCTGAAGTGTGGACAGCAAGGACAGGATAAGTCAGTGATGCAGACTAAATTTAAGGGgtcatcttttaaaaatgattcttCATGTGCCATAGTTTCATCCAAACAGAAACCTGACGAGCCTAAAACCTGCAAACCTCTTCCTCCAAAGCAACCAGAGTCCACATCTAAATCCTCCAATCCTGGTAAAGCAGAACAGAAGAGTTCCAACAGCAAGGAAAGCAAAACTCAGATAAAAGAAACAACGGTTGCTGGGCAGTATAAGAAACATCCAGAGAAGAAGATCCCTGAGGTTCAGACTGAGCTGAAACGTGGACAACAAGGACAGGATAAGCCAGTGATCCAGACTAAATTTAAAGGGTCATCTTCTAAAAATGAGCCTTCACACGCTGTAATTTCAGCCAAACAGAAACCTGGCGAGCCTAAACCCTGCAAACCTCTTCCTCCAAAGCAACCAGAGTCCACATCTAAATCCTCCAATCCTGGTAAAGCAGAACAGAAGAGTTCCAACAACAAGGAAAGTAAAACTCAGATAAAAGAAACAACGGTTGCTGGGCAGAATAAGGCTGAGCTGAAGCGCGGACAGCAAGGACGGGATAAGCCAGTGATCCAGACTAAATTTAAGGGGTCATCTTGTAAAAATGAGCCTTCACACGCCATAATTAGAGATTGTAAAGGTATCTCACCAGAATCCTTCCCACATTACTGTTCGATATGCAACAAGGAAAGTCGTAACGTACAT gctTGGTGTTCCCACATGAAGACCACTGAACATCGTGAGAAGTGCAAAACCCT ATACCCAGACTTGTTTTGTGAACAACAATTCCCCAG AATAGACTCAACCTGGAGGCGGTGTCGGGAGACGGGAAAACACAAGAGTGATTCTCGCCGCAGAAACGCTTCCCATTCCAGAAGTCAAGAACGCCATCACAGAAGAGGCTCCAGTTCTCGCTCACCCTGCCGGAGAAACGCTTCCCGTTCCCGCTCCAGAAGTCATGGCCGGCGTCACAGAAGAGGCTCCAGTTCTCGCTCACCCTGCCGGAGAAATGCTTCCCGTTCCCGCTCCAGAAGTCATGGCCGGCGTCACAGAAGAGGCTCCAGTTCTCGCTCACCCTGCAGGAGAAATGCTTCCCGTTCCCGCTCCAGAAGTCATGGCCGGCGTCACAGAAGAGGCTCCAGTTCTCGCTCACCCTGCAGGAGAAAAGCTTCCCGTTCCCGCTCCAGAAGTCATGGCCGGCGTCACAGGAGAGGCTCCAGTTCTCGCTCACGCTGCCGGAGAAACGCTTCCCGTTCCCGCTCCAGAAGTCATGGCCGGCGTCACAGAAGAGGCTCCAGTTCTCGCTCTCACAGCCCGTATCGTCAGCGCCGTAAATCCAGGAGTAGATCAACTTCCACCTCAGACAGTTCTAGCTCTGAGGACAGAAGAGACAGGTGCAGGAGCCCATCCAGGTCTTCCTACAGTTATAGACAAACCCACAG GTCTCAATCTCGTTCTCCAAGGTACGAGAAGTCCACCTCCTGTCTGCCCTCTCCAGGAATGCCTTCTGAGAGACAGCTTTCacccaaaaacagcagcaagaaTCCGCCATCACCAAGCAGAAGCGGCGAGAAACAAACGTCCGGAGACACATCGGTTCCTCAGGATGAGAACAGTGCAGAGACACTGGTGAAGAAACTGCTTCAATCATCAG CTGTCCAGTCTTTGTCAAAGCAGATAGATGTAGAGAGCCTTGTGAAAACTCTGACTCCGGTTTTCCTGGACGAGTTCAACAAGTTAACCTCAACACCCGGATCATCAGAGGCGCCTCAGACTAAAAGCACAGCCAGTTCCCCGCCAAATCACGAG caggaagtcGGAGCAGAAACTCTGAGATCTGCTGACGGCTCAGATCGAAGCGGCCCAG TTTTAGAGCAGAGTGTAAATGCTGCAGCTTCAGGTAATCTGGAGGAaaaggaacaggaagtgacatcaacTAGAAAAAGAGGCCGACCCAGGAAGAAAGCCAGAAATACTCTTG TGAGAAAATCTGCTGGAGTAAAACATGAGAGCTCcgaagaaaacagagaagaagaagaaaccaaaTCACTTCCTGGTGCGTCGCTggattcttcttctgctctgttGGGGGACGTCAAGACGGAAACGGacgctgaagctgctgaag ttttaGATCAGAGTGTGaacgctgcagcagcaggtgagcTGGAGGAAATGGAGGAGAAGGAACGGGAAGTGACATCAATAAGAAAAGGAGGCCGACCCAGGAAGAAACCCAGAAAGACTCCTG tcagaaaatcTGCCAGAGGAAAACCTGAGAACcctgaagaaaacagagaagaagaagaccaATCACTTCCTGGTGCGTCGCTGGatccttcttcttctgctctatTGGGGGACGTCAAGACGGAGACGGATAATGAAACTGCTGAAG caggtgatCTGGAGGAAATGAAGGATACGGAACAGGAAGTGGCATCCACTAAAAAAAGAGGACGATCCGGGAAGAAACCCAGAAAGGCTCCTG TGAGAAAAtctgctggaggaaaacctgagaaccctgaagaaaacagagaagaagaagacaaatcACTTCCTGGCGCATCGCTGGatccttcttcttctgctctatTGGGGGCCGTCAAGACGGAGTCGGAtgatgaagctgctgaaggTCCAGACAAAAAGAACTTGGACGGACGcttggaggaagaggaggaggaggatgaagaag TAGCCTGTAAAAAACGAAGGAAGTCTCCTTGTACCACTGCTGATTTTATCCTGCCACCTTTCAACACAGACATCTCCTTTG GCGAGGAGTTTACTGCTCGTAAACTGGGATATTACTGTTCCCTCTGCTCTGTTTTCTACATGCTGAAGAGCAACGAAGAGGACACTCACTGCTGCAGCAGAAATCATTACGACAACCTGCTG AAACATTCGCAGATGAAAGAAGAGGAACCTTCACCGCCTCCAAAAAGGAAAACCAGAAGCTCTCGATGA
- the LOC116732469 gene encoding serine/arginine repetitive matrix protein 2-like isoform X15: MSSIPQGRGYNDTHRDTTSLAWLSICKQTEKDHNNPSSGCTDRSRSVSGEGADNRKHPPGSGAAKSPEPGRSDQPKYTTESATEILSRFGLDKDDLGELNAYSEDQITPENLKYVLMQISIKKKERAAEKSSESQPTIGLKSDLHKTPVKSNKVIDCGDFGSSVAKKETEKDSTDKSRGKSLVETHKPSEDRLQRCVLKGKSRESEISEQNKMVSPKHKPDETKLYKPLSPKQPESTSKPSKAEQKSSNSKESKTRIKETMVAGQNKKSPEKKNPEVQTELKCGQQGQDKSVMQTKFKGSSFKNDSSCAIVSSKQKPDEPKTCKPLPPKQPESTSKSSNPGKAEQKSSNSKESKTQIKETTVAGQYKKHPEKKIPEVQTELKRGQQGQDKPVIQTKFKGSSSKNEPSHAVISAKQKPGEPKPCKPLPPKQPESTSKSSNPGKAEQKSSNNKESKTQIKETTVAGQNKAELKRGQQGRDKPVIQTKFKGSSCKNEPSHAIIRDCKGISPESFPHYCSICNKESRNVHAWCSHMKTTEHREKCKTLYPDLFCEQQFPRIDSTWRRCRETGKHKSDSRRRNASHSRSQERHHRRGSSSRSPCRRNASRSRSRSHGRRHRRGSSSRSPCRRNASRSRSRSHGRRHRRGSSSRSPCRRNASRSRSRSHGRRHRRGSSSRSPCRRKASRSRSRSHGRRHRRGSSSRSRCRRNASRSRSRSHGRRHRRGSSSRSHSPYRQRRKSRSRSTSTSDSSSSEDRRDRCRSPSRSSYSYRQTHRSQSRSPRYEKSTSCLPSPGMPSERQLSPKNSSKNPPSPSRSGEKQTSGDTSVPQDENSAETLVKKLLQSSAVQSLSKQIDVESLVKTLTPVFLDEFNKLTSTPGSSEAPQTKSTASSPPNHEQEVGAETLRSADGSDRSGPVLEQSVNAAASGNLEEKEQEVTSTRKRGRPRKKARNTLVRKSAGVKHESSEENREEEETKSLPGASLDSSSALLGDVKTETDAEAAEVLDQSVNAAAAGELEEMEEKEREVTSIRKGGRPRKKPRKTPVRKSARGKPENPEENREEEDQSLPGASLDPSSSALLGDVKTETDNETAEVLDQSVNAVAAGELEETEQTEQEVTSIIKRGRPRKKSRKTPVRKSAGGKPENPEENREEDKSLPGASLDPSSSALLGAVKTETDNETAEAGDLEEMKDTEQEVASTKKRGRSGKKPRKAPVRKSAGGKPENPEEETKSLPETEAECPDRQNLDGRLEEEEEDEGRCKADGEGLEEETVPLGSVLDQSVNAAAAGNLEEMEDTEQEVTSTRKRGRPRKKPRKTPVRKSAGGKPENPEENREEEDKSLPGASLDPSSSALLGAVKTESDDEAAEGPDKKNLDGRLEEEEEEDEEVACKKRRKSPCTTADFILPPFNTDISFGEEFTARKLGYYCSLCSVFYMLKSNEEDTHCCSRNHYDNLLKHSQMKEEEPSPPPKRKTRSSR, from the exons ATGTCTTCAATTCCACAGGGACGTGGCTACAATGATACTCACAGGGACACTACATCCTTGGCCTGGCTTTCAATATGCAAACAGACCGAAAAAGATCACAATAACCCATCTTCTGGCTGCACAGACAGAAGCAGAAGTGTTTCTGGTGAAGGTGCAGACAACAGGAAACATCCTCCAGGTTCAGGTGCTGCTAAATCTCCAGAACCAGGCAGATCGGATCAACCCAAGTACACAACAGAATCAGCTACTGAGATCCTCAGCAGGTTTGGACTCGACAAGGACGACTTGGGAGAGCTCAATGCTTACTCTGAGGATCAGATCACCCCTGAAAACCTGAAATACGTCCTGATGCAGATTTCCATTAAGAAGAAGgaaagagctgcagagaaatcCTCTGAATCGCAGCCCACTATTGGTCTAAAGAGTGACTTGCATAAAACTCCCgtaaagtcaaataaagttATTGATTGCGGTGATTTTGGAAGTAGCGTTGCTAAAAAGGAGACTGAAAAAGATAGCACAGATAAGAGTAGAGGTAAGTCACTGGTGGAAACTCACAAACCCAGTGAGGACCGGCTGCAAAGATGTGTGTTAAAGGGCAAAAGCAGAGAGTCTGAGATTAGtgagcaaaataaaatggtttCACCCAAACATAAACCTGATGAGACTAAACTCTACAAACCTCTTTCTCCAAAGCAACCAGAGTCCACATCCAAACCTAGTAAAGCAGAACAGAAGAGTTCCAACAGCAAGGAAAGCAAAACTCgaataaaagaaacaatggTTGCTGGACAGAATAAGAAAAGTCCAGAGAAGAAGAACCCGGAGGTTCAGACTGAGCTGAAGTGTGGACAGCAAGGACAGGATAAGTCAGTGATGCAGACTAAATTTAAGGGgtcatcttttaaaaatgattcttCATGTGCCATAGTTTCATCCAAACAGAAACCTGACGAGCCTAAAACCTGCAAACCTCTTCCTCCAAAGCAACCAGAGTCCACATCTAAATCCTCCAATCCTGGTAAAGCAGAACAGAAGAGTTCCAACAGCAAGGAAAGCAAAACTCAGATAAAAGAAACAACGGTTGCTGGGCAGTATAAGAAACATCCAGAGAAGAAGATCCCTGAGGTTCAGACTGAGCTGAAACGTGGACAACAAGGACAGGATAAGCCAGTGATCCAGACTAAATTTAAAGGGTCATCTTCTAAAAATGAGCCTTCACACGCTGTAATTTCAGCCAAACAGAAACCTGGCGAGCCTAAACCCTGCAAACCTCTTCCTCCAAAGCAACCAGAGTCCACATCTAAATCCTCCAATCCTGGTAAAGCAGAACAGAAGAGTTCCAACAACAAGGAAAGTAAAACTCAGATAAAAGAAACAACGGTTGCTGGGCAGAATAAGGCTGAGCTGAAGCGCGGACAGCAAGGACGGGATAAGCCAGTGATCCAGACTAAATTTAAGGGGTCATCTTGTAAAAATGAGCCTTCACACGCCATAATTAGAGATTGTAAAGGTATCTCACCAGAATCCTTCCCACATTACTGTTCGATATGCAACAAGGAAAGTCGTAACGTACAT gctTGGTGTTCCCACATGAAGACCACTGAACATCGTGAGAAGTGCAAAACCCT ATACCCAGACTTGTTTTGTGAACAACAATTCCCCAG AATAGACTCAACCTGGAGGCGGTGTCGGGAGACGGGAAAACACAAGAGTGATTCTCGCCGCAGAAACGCTTCCCATTCCAGAAGTCAAGAACGCCATCACAGAAGAGGCTCCAGTTCTCGCTCACCCTGCCGGAGAAACGCTTCCCGTTCCCGCTCCAGAAGTCATGGCCGGCGTCACAGAAGAGGCTCCAGTTCTCGCTCACCCTGCCGGAGAAATGCTTCCCGTTCCCGCTCCAGAAGTCATGGCCGGCGTCACAGAAGAGGCTCCAGTTCTCGCTCACCCTGCAGGAGAAATGCTTCCCGTTCCCGCTCCAGAAGTCATGGCCGGCGTCACAGAAGAGGCTCCAGTTCTCGCTCACCCTGCAGGAGAAAAGCTTCCCGTTCCCGCTCCAGAAGTCATGGCCGGCGTCACAGGAGAGGCTCCAGTTCTCGCTCACGCTGCCGGAGAAACGCTTCCCGTTCCCGCTCCAGAAGTCATGGCCGGCGTCACAGAAGAGGCTCCAGTTCTCGCTCTCACAGCCCGTATCGTCAGCGCCGTAAATCCAGGAGTAGATCAACTTCCACCTCAGACAGTTCTAGCTCTGAGGACAGAAGAGACAGGTGCAGGAGCCCATCCAGGTCTTCCTACAGTTATAGACAAACCCACAG GTCTCAATCTCGTTCTCCAAGGTACGAGAAGTCCACCTCCTGTCTGCCCTCTCCAGGAATGCCTTCTGAGAGACAGCTTTCacccaaaaacagcagcaagaaTCCGCCATCACCAAGCAGAAGCGGCGAGAAACAAACGTCCGGAGACACATCGGTTCCTCAGGATGAGAACAGTGCAGAGACACTGGTGAAGAAACTGCTTCAATCATCAG CTGTCCAGTCTTTGTCAAAGCAGATAGATGTAGAGAGCCTTGTGAAAACTCTGACTCCGGTTTTCCTGGACGAGTTCAACAAGTTAACCTCAACACCCGGATCATCAGAGGCGCCTCAGACTAAAAGCACAGCCAGTTCCCCGCCAAATCACGAG caggaagtcGGAGCAGAAACTCTGAGATCTGCTGACGGCTCAGATCGAAGCGGCCCAG TTTTAGAGCAGAGTGTAAATGCTGCAGCTTCAGGTAATCTGGAGGAaaaggaacaggaagtgacatcaacTAGAAAAAGAGGCCGACCCAGGAAGAAAGCCAGAAATACTCTTG TGAGAAAATCTGCTGGAGTAAAACATGAGAGCTCcgaagaaaacagagaagaagaagaaaccaaaTCACTTCCTGGTGCGTCGCTggattcttcttctgctctgttGGGGGACGTCAAGACGGAAACGGacgctgaagctgctgaag ttttaGATCAGAGTGTGaacgctgcagcagcaggtgagcTGGAGGAAATGGAGGAGAAGGAACGGGAAGTGACATCAATAAGAAAAGGAGGCCGACCCAGGAAGAAACCCAGAAAGACTCCTG tcagaaaatcTGCCAGAGGAAAACCTGAGAACcctgaagaaaacagagaagaagaagaccaATCACTTCCTGGTGCGTCGCTGGatccttcttcttctgctctatTGGGGGACGTCAAGACGGAGACGGATAATGAAACTGCTGAAG TTTTAGATCAGAGTGTGAACGCTGTAGCAGCAGGTGAGCTGGAGGAAACTGAGCAGacggaacaggaagtgacatcgaTAATAAAAAGAGGCCGACCCAGGAAGAAATCCAGAAAGACTCCTG TGAGAAAAtctgctggaggaaaacctgagaaccctgaagaaaacagagaagaagacaAATCACTTCCTGGTGCGTCGCTGGatccttcttcttctgctctatTGGGGGCCGTCAAGACGGAGACGGATAATGAAACTGCTGAAG caggtgatCTGGAGGAAATGAAGGATACGGAACAGGAAGTGGCATCCACTAAAAAAAGAGGACGATCCGGGAAGAAACCCAGAAAGGCTCCTG TGAGAAAAtctgctggaggaaaacctgAGAACCCTGAAGAAGAAACCAAATCACTTCCTGAGACGGAGGCTGAATGTCCTGACAGACAGAACCTGGATGGACGcttggaggaagaggaggaggatgaaggacGATGCAAGGCCGACGGAGAAGGTTTGGAAGAGGAGACAGTTCCTTTAG GTTCCGTTTTAGATCAGAGTGTGaacgctgcagcagcaggtaaTCTGGAGGAAATGGAGGACacggaacaggaagtgacatcaacCAGAAAAAGAGGCCGACCCAGGAAGAAACCCAGAAAGACTCCTG TGAGAAAAtctgctggaggaaaacctgagaaccctgaagaaaacagagaagaagaagacaaatcACTTCCTGGCGCATCGCTGGatccttcttcttctgctctatTGGGGGCCGTCAAGACGGAGTCGGAtgatgaagctgctgaaggTCCAGACAAAAAGAACTTGGACGGACGcttggaggaagaggaggaggaggatgaagaag TAGCCTGTAAAAAACGAAGGAAGTCTCCTTGTACCACTGCTGATTTTATCCTGCCACCTTTCAACACAGACATCTCCTTTG GCGAGGAGTTTACTGCTCGTAAACTGGGATATTACTGTTCCCTCTGCTCTGTTTTCTACATGCTGAAGAGCAACGAAGAGGACACTCACTGCTGCAGCAGAAATCATTACGACAACCTGCTG AAACATTCGCAGATGAAAGAAGAGGAACCTTCACCGCCTCCAAAAAGGAAAACCAGAAGCTCTCGATGA